The Deltaproteobacteria bacterium genome contains a region encoding:
- the trmFO gene encoding methylenetetrahydrofolate--tRNA-(uracil(54)-C(5))-methyltransferase (FADH(2)-oxidizing) TrmFO: MHASVIGAGLAGAEAAMQLAVHGVQVLLTEMKPARFSPAHQSPEFAELVCSNSLRGAALTNAVGLLKEEMRRLGSFVMRVADETAVPAGRALAVDRTEFSRRITAEIESHPNIEVRREEVTELPRDGLVVLASGPLTAPALAAELAQIVGGESLYFYDAISPIVYADSLDLGEAFRASRWEDGEGDYWNLALDRESYQGFVAALLAADTVPLHPFEKELYFDGCLPIEEMARRGPATLRFGPMKAAGLTDPRTGRWPHAVVQLRHEDKRGTLFNLVGFQTKLKQGDQQRIFRTLPGMREAVFARFGSVHRNTFVNAPRVLNADLSLRGRENVLLAGQMAGVEGYVESAALGFMAAQFALARLRGERSPEPPPTSAHGALLAHLREEKPHGFQPMNVNFGLFPPLDGARMKRPQKNERLAERALGDLASYQAATRP, from the coding sequence ATGCACGCCTCGGTCATAGGAGCCGGCCTCGCCGGCGCGGAAGCCGCGATGCAGCTCGCGGTGCACGGCGTCCAAGTCCTCCTCACCGAGATGAAGCCCGCGCGCTTCTCTCCCGCGCATCAGAGCCCGGAGTTCGCGGAGCTCGTGTGCAGCAACTCGCTGCGCGGCGCGGCGCTCACGAACGCGGTGGGGCTGCTCAAGGAGGAGATGCGGCGGCTCGGATCGTTCGTGATGCGCGTGGCCGACGAGACCGCGGTGCCCGCAGGCCGGGCGCTCGCGGTGGATCGCACCGAGTTCTCGCGGCGCATCACGGCCGAGATCGAGTCGCATCCGAACATCGAGGTGCGGCGCGAAGAGGTCACGGAGCTGCCGCGGGACGGGCTCGTCGTGCTCGCGAGCGGGCCGCTCACCGCGCCGGCGCTGGCAGCGGAGCTCGCGCAGATCGTCGGCGGCGAGTCGCTGTACTTCTACGACGCGATCTCGCCGATCGTGTACGCGGACTCGCTCGATCTCGGCGAAGCCTTCCGCGCGTCGCGCTGGGAAGACGGCGAGGGCGACTACTGGAACCTCGCGCTCGACCGCGAGAGTTATCAGGGGTTCGTGGCTGCACTGCTCGCGGCCGACACCGTGCCGCTGCATCCGTTCGAGAAGGAGCTCTACTTCGATGGCTGCCTGCCGATCGAGGAGATGGCGCGGCGCGGGCCGGCCACGCTGCGCTTCGGGCCGATGAAGGCCGCCGGCCTCACCGATCCGCGCACGGGGCGCTGGCCGCACGCCGTCGTGCAGCTTCGCCACGAGGACAAGCGCGGCACGCTCTTCAACCTCGTCGGCTTTCAGACCAAGCTGAAGCAGGGCGACCAGCAGCGCATCTTTCGCACGCTGCCGGGCATGCGCGAGGCGGTGTTCGCGCGCTTCGGCTCGGTGCATCGCAACACCTTCGTGAACGCGCCGCGCGTGCTGAACGCGGACCTCTCGCTGCGCGGGCGCGAGAACGTGCTGCTCGCGGGGCAGATGGCGGGCGTCGAGGGCTACGTCGAGTCCGCAGCGCTCGGCTTCATGGCCGCACAGTTCGCGCTCGCGCGCCTGCGCGGCGAGCGTTCGCCCGAGCCGCCGCCGACGAGCGCGCACGGCGCGCTGCTGGCGCACCTGCGCGAGGAGAAGCCGCACGGCTTTCAGCCGATGAACGTGAACTTCGGCTTGTTCCCGCCGCTCGACGGCGCGCGCATGAAGCGCCCGCAGAAGAACGAGCGGCTCGCGGAGCGCGCACTCGGGGATCTCGCGAGCTATCAGGCGGCGACGCGTCCGTGA
- the argB gene encoding acetylglutamate kinase, which translates to MKDLIDKAAVLIEALPYIRRFRDKTIVIKYGGHAMTDPRLRASFARDVVLLKFIGVRPVIVHGGGPQIEDTLTRLGIQSSFVDGLRVTDDATMEVVEMVLGGSVNREIVGLVQSAGGKAIGLTGNDGRLLLVQRRVRAGKNLGRVGEVVAVDPGPITAMTDAGFIPVIAPIGVDEAGVTYNVNADDAAGAIAAALRAEKLIQLTDVEGVKDADGELIQQLTEADVKRLIAEGVIKGGMIPKVQCCLDAIRGGVTRSHIVDGRMQHAVLLEIFTDGGVGTVFMARPAKAAKRG; encoded by the coding sequence TTGAAAGACCTCATCGACAAAGCAGCGGTTCTGATCGAAGCGCTCCCGTACATCCGGCGCTTCCGCGACAAGACGATCGTGATCAAGTACGGCGGCCACGCGATGACCGATCCGCGTTTGCGCGCCTCGTTCGCGCGCGACGTCGTGCTGCTGAAGTTCATCGGCGTGCGCCCCGTGATCGTGCACGGCGGCGGGCCGCAGATCGAAGACACGCTGACGCGACTCGGCATCCAGTCGAGCTTCGTCGATGGCCTGCGCGTCACCGACGACGCGACCATGGAAGTGGTCGAGATGGTGCTCGGCGGCAGCGTGAACCGCGAGATCGTCGGGCTCGTGCAGAGCGCGGGCGGCAAGGCGATCGGCCTCACGGGCAACGACGGCCGCTTGTTGTTGGTGCAGCGCCGCGTGCGCGCGGGCAAGAATCTCGGGCGCGTGGGCGAAGTGGTCGCGGTCGACCCGGGACCGATCACCGCGATGACCGACGCCGGCTTCATCCCCGTGATCGCGCCGATCGGCGTGGACGAAGCGGGCGTGACCTACAACGTGAACGCGGACGACGCGGCCGGTGCGATCGCCGCCGCGCTGCGCGCCGAGAAGCTGATCCAGCTGACCGACGTCGAGGGCGTGAAGGACGCGGACGGCGAGCTGATTCAGCAGCTCACCGAGGCCGACGTGAAGCGCCTCATCGCCGAGGGCGTGATCAAGGGCGGCATGATCCCGAAAGTGCAGTGCTGCTTGGACGCGATCCGGGGCGGCGTAACCCGCAGCCACATCGTCGACGGCCGCATGCAGCACGCCGTGCTGCTCGAGATCTTCACGGACGGCGGCGTCGGGACCGTCTTCATGGCGCGGCCAGCGAAGGCGGCGAAGCGGGGCTGA
- a CDS encoding DnaJ domain-containing protein, with protein sequence MTLPEVDAALDLDVELQREILEFAKGLGRKYHEILGVAANADTKAVKKAYFALSKKLHPDRYFRRKTGSFGPLIETCFKRLLAAYELLSDPATRAAVEAAQLERTTQHLASADAGNAASARASSLDARRRLRERVSSMHAHARHHDAQRRKAKGFFEHGMSAFAAGRWIEAAGAVRLAIAFDPDNSAYLKEFPNVQRKAHDERAKHLVKQAEVALEMRDYSAALDHFEEALLYRPADAELAFRSAKLSMQISGDLKRSKEFAAQAVECAPENGEYRKMLAGIYAAAGLRANAKREFEAALRIAPDDKEAKAGLRSVS encoded by the coding sequence GTGACGCTGCCCGAAGTCGATGCCGCGCTCGACCTCGACGTCGAGCTGCAGCGCGAGATCCTCGAGTTCGCGAAGGGCCTCGGCCGCAAGTACCACGAGATCCTCGGCGTCGCGGCGAACGCCGACACCAAGGCGGTGAAGAAGGCGTACTTCGCGCTCTCCAAGAAGCTGCACCCCGATCGCTACTTCCGGCGCAAGACGGGCTCGTTCGGCCCGCTGATCGAGACGTGCTTCAAGCGCCTGCTCGCGGCGTACGAGCTGCTCTCGGATCCCGCGACGCGCGCGGCCGTGGAGGCCGCGCAGCTCGAGAGGACGACGCAGCACCTCGCGAGCGCCGACGCCGGGAACGCAGCGAGCGCTCGCGCCTCGAGCCTCGACGCGCGGCGCCGCCTGCGCGAGCGCGTCTCTTCGATGCACGCGCACGCGCGACATCACGACGCGCAGCGCCGCAAGGCGAAGGGATTCTTCGAGCACGGCATGTCCGCGTTCGCGGCGGGCAGGTGGATCGAGGCTGCCGGCGCCGTGCGCCTGGCGATCGCGTTCGACCCTGATAACTCCGCCTATCTCAAAGAGTTCCCGAACGTGCAGCGCAAGGCGCACGACGAGCGCGCGAAGCACCTCGTGAAGCAAGCGGAGGTCGCGCTCGAGATGCGCGACTACTCCGCGGCGCTCGATCACTTCGAGGAAGCGCTGCTCTATCGCCCGGCCGACGCAGAGCTCGCATTTCGCAGCGCGAAGCTGTCGATGCAGATCTCGGGCGACCTCAAGCGCTCGAAGGAGTTCGCTGCGCAAGCGGTGGAGTGCGCGCCGGAGAACGGCGAGTACCGGAAGATGCTCGCAGGGATCTACGCCGCCGCGGGCCTGCGCGCGAACGCGAAGCGCGAGTTCGAAGCCGCGCTGCGCATCGCGCCGGACGACAAGGAAGCGAAGGCAGGCCTTCGCTCGGTGAGTTGA
- the dnaK gene encoding molecular chaperone DnaK, translating into MSRVIGIDLGTTNSCVAVVENGQVTVVPNSGGYKTTPSMFAITQDGKRLVGHLAKRQAITNAKGTVYASKRLIGRRFDSDEVQKSVSLYPYEIVRGPNDDARVVVGGKSFTTPELSAMVLREMRRVAEEYLGEPVKDAVITVPAYFKDAQRQCTKDAGKIAGLEVLRIVNEPTAAAIAYGMNRPGKDEKIAIYDLGGGTFDISILELSDGVIEVLATAGDTFLGGEDFDRRIVEHLIAWFDEKEGIDLRGDAMAMQRLKDAAEKAKCDLSSRESVEINLPFIASDDNGPRHLSCSMSREQLEQLVHDIVNGTLKTVEHCMLDANVRQQDIDQVILVGGQTRTPLVQQAVADFFGKRPHKGVNPDEVVAVGAALQGESLVSEDQNLLLLDVTPLSLGIATFGGHFAKLIERNTTVPARKGQIFTTTRDNQTAVKIRVLQGESDTALDNDLLGEFVLNGIRQARKGEPEVEVTFDIDANGIVSVSARDLATGKEQLITVNATGTLTDDEIQRIIRDQELYEVALKA; encoded by the coding sequence ATGAGTCGCGTCATCGGAATCGATCTGGGGACCACGAACTCGTGCGTGGCCGTCGTCGAGAACGGCCAAGTCACGGTCGTGCCGAACTCGGGCGGGTACAAGACGACCCCTTCGATGTTCGCGATCACGCAGGACGGCAAGCGCCTCGTCGGCCACCTCGCCAAGCGGCAGGCGATCACCAACGCCAAGGGCACGGTGTATGCGTCGAAGCGCCTGATCGGCCGCCGCTTCGACTCGGACGAAGTGCAGAAGTCGGTCTCGCTGTATCCGTACGAGATCGTGCGCGGTCCGAACGACGACGCGCGCGTCGTGGTGGGCGGCAAGTCGTTCACCACGCCGGAGCTCTCGGCGATGGTGCTGCGCGAGATGCGCCGCGTCGCAGAGGAGTATCTCGGCGAGCCGGTCAAGGACGCAGTGATTACGGTGCCCGCGTACTTCAAGGACGCGCAGCGCCAATGCACGAAGGACGCCGGAAAGATCGCGGGGCTCGAAGTGCTGCGCATCGTGAACGAGCCCACCGCGGCGGCGATCGCGTACGGGATGAACCGCCCCGGCAAGGACGAGAAGATCGCGATCTACGACCTCGGCGGCGGCACCTTCGACATCTCGATTCTCGAGCTCTCCGACGGCGTGATCGAAGTGCTCGCGACCGCGGGCGACACCTTCCTCGGCGGCGAGGACTTCGACCGCCGCATCGTCGAGCACCTGATCGCGTGGTTCGACGAGAAGGAAGGCATCGATCTGCGCGGCGACGCGATGGCGATGCAGCGCCTCAAGGACGCGGCGGAGAAGGCGAAGTGCGACCTCTCCTCGCGCGAGAGCGTGGAGATCAATCTCCCGTTCATCGCGAGCGACGACAACGGGCCGCGGCATCTCTCGTGCTCGATGTCGCGCGAGCAGCTCGAGCAGCTCGTGCACGACATCGTGAACGGCACGCTGAAGACGGTCGAGCACTGCATGCTCGACGCGAACGTGCGCCAGCAGGACATCGACCAGGTGATCCTCGTCGGCGGGCAGACGCGCACGCCGCTCGTGCAGCAGGCCGTCGCGGATTTCTTCGGGAAGCGCCCGCACAAGGGCGTGAACCCCGACGAGGTGGTCGCGGTCGGCGCCGCGCTGCAGGGCGAGAGCCTCGTCTCCGAAGATCAGAACCTGCTCTTGCTCGACGTGACTCCGCTCTCGCTCGGCATCGCCACCTTCGGCGGTCACTTCGCGAAGCTGATCGAGCGCAACACCACTGTGCCGGCGCGCAAGGGCCAGATCTTCACCACCACGCGCGACAACCAGACCGCAGTGAAGATTCGCGTGCTGCAGGGCGAGAGCGACACCGCGCTCGACAACGACTTGTTGGGCGAGTTCGTGCTGAACGGCATCCGCCAGGCGCGCAAAGGCGAGCCCGAGGTGGAGGTGACGTTCGACATCGATGCGAACGGCATCGTCTCGGTGTCGGCGCGCGATCTCGCGACCGGCAAGGAGCAGTTGATCACCGTCAACGCGACCGGCACGCTCACCGACGACGAGATTCAGCGCATCATTCGCGACCAGGAGCTGTACGAGGTCGCGCTCAAGGCGTGA
- a CDS encoding LysM peptidoglycan-binding domain-containing protein: MRFGRLAPVVCLAVALPGSLGAEEAAQAAPAAVAAEAAAEEAAPAQELLGPLGHDEQGRPGRVHVVVNGDTLWDISDAYLGTPWVWPSIWKDNTAEVENPHQIYPGERIWISPHEMRKISAAEAAEMLARPAPAEEPMPAAMADPDGPPLAQLQETYRYSEIETTGFVTSEELEGAATILDSTQPHAMLSDGAEIQVGLGQGEIAVGDQLDVFRPGEMVRDPETNGVLGHVTLQLGWLEITEVHEQSATGVIRLSRSEMYRGDHVMPRRVRSIDIAVGPRV, translated from the coding sequence ATGCGATTTGGTCGGCTCGCGCCGGTGGTGTGTTTGGCGGTTGCGCTTCCGGGCTCGCTCGGAGCCGAAGAGGCGGCGCAGGCTGCGCCCGCCGCAGTCGCGGCGGAAGCAGCGGCGGAAGAGGCTGCGCCCGCGCAGGAGTTGTTAGGGCCGCTCGGTCACGACGAGCAGGGGCGCCCGGGCCGCGTTCACGTCGTGGTGAACGGCGACACGCTGTGGGACATCTCGGACGCTTACCTCGGCACGCCGTGGGTGTGGCCGTCGATTTGGAAGGACAACACGGCCGAGGTCGAGAATCCGCATCAGATCTATCCCGGCGAGCGCATCTGGATCAGCCCGCACGAGATGCGGAAGATCAGCGCTGCGGAAGCCGCCGAGATGCTCGCGCGCCCCGCGCCGGCGGAAGAGCCGATGCCGGCGGCGATGGCTGACCCCGACGGTCCGCCCCTCGCGCAGCTGCAAGAGACCTACCGCTACAGCGAGATCGAAACGACGGGCTTCGTCACGTCGGAAGAGCTCGAAGGCGCCGCCACGATTCTCGACTCCACCCAGCCGCACGCGATGTTGAGCGACGGCGCCGAGATTCAGGTGGGCCTCGGTCAGGGCGAGATCGCCGTCGGCGATCAGCTCGACGTCTTCCGCCCCGGCGAGATGGTCCGCGACCCGGAGACGAATGGCGTGCTCGGGCACGTGACGCTCCAGCTCGGGTGGCTGGAGATCACCGAGGTTCACGAACAGTCGGCGACCGGCGTGATTCGCCTTTCACGCTCCGAGATGTATCGCGGCGATCACGTGATGCCGCGCCGCGTGCGCAGCATCGACATCGCAGTCGGCCCGCGCGTCTGA
- the dprA gene encoding DNA-protecting protein DprA: protein MELLDPREARDRALLALWLEAQRQYALHPEQAPPALRRAHGAAELARAFERVPGAEERAARDADTLARVAARAVPIASPLYPERLRRLTDAPVLLLVRGNPALLLVRGVAIVGARAATGYGLRVARELAAAAARGGLAVVSGLARGIDGAAHGAALEAGGASVAFLPCGIERVYPPSHRRLAGALAANGALVSEFPPDTAPRAPYFPLRNRLISALSEAVVVVEGRVASGTLTTARHAANQGVDVLAVPGPIHSPTSAGPHQLIRDGAGLVTSGDDLLASFGIELKRAAAGAASAAPLSPLAARTLALLHSEALTRDEIASRLRASEAELAPALLELELAESAKEDRDGTWCAT from the coding sequence GTGGAGTTGTTAGACCCGCGCGAGGCGCGCGATCGCGCGCTGCTCGCGCTTTGGCTCGAGGCGCAGCGTCAGTACGCGCTGCATCCGGAACAGGCCCCGCCCGCTCTGCGCCGAGCGCACGGCGCGGCTGAGCTGGCGCGCGCCTTCGAGCGCGTTCCCGGCGCCGAGGAGCGCGCCGCGCGCGACGCCGACACGCTCGCGCGCGTGGCCGCGCGCGCGGTGCCGATCGCGTCGCCGCTCTATCCCGAGCGGCTGCGCAGGCTGACCGATGCGCCCGTGTTGTTGCTGGTGCGCGGCAACCCCGCGCTGCTGCTCGTGCGCGGCGTGGCGATCGTGGGTGCGCGCGCTGCCACCGGCTACGGGCTGCGCGTCGCGCGCGAGCTCGCGGCGGCGGCCGCGCGCGGCGGGCTCGCGGTCGTGTCGGGCCTCGCGCGCGGCATCGACGGCGCCGCGCACGGCGCCGCGCTCGAAGCGGGCGGTGCGAGCGTCGCGTTCCTGCCCTGCGGCATCGAGCGCGTCTACCCGCCGAGCCACCGCCGCCTCGCCGGCGCGCTCGCCGCGAACGGCGCGCTCGTCAGTGAGTTCCCGCCCGACACGGCGCCGCGCGCGCCGTACTTCCCGCTGCGCAACCGCCTCATCAGTGCGCTCAGCGAAGCGGTCGTGGTGGTCGAGGGCCGCGTCGCGAGCGGCACGCTCACGACCGCCCGCCACGCCGCGAACCAAGGCGTCGACGTGCTCGCCGTCCCCGGCCCGATTCACTCCCCCACCAGCGCCGGCCCCCACCAGCTGATCCGCGACGGCGCCGGCCTCGTCACCAGCGGCGACGACCTACTCGCAAGCTTCGGCATCGAGCTCAAGCGCGCCGCCGCGGGCGCAGCCAGCGCAGCCCCGCTGAGCCCACTCGCTGCACGCACACTCGCACTCCTGCACAGCGAAGCCCTCACGCGCGACGAGATCGCCTCGCGCCTGCGCGCCAGCGAAGCCGAGCTCGCCCCCGCCCTCCTCGAGCTAGAGCTCGCCGAGTCCGCCAAAGAAGACCGCGACGGCACCTGGTGCGCGACATAG
- a CDS encoding tyrosine recombinase XerC → MKWDDALAGFARSLRSERGFSEHTQRAYLSDLRQFAESAKKPPARVSGDDVRDFLAAQHRARSPATLGRRLAALRTFFKWLVREGAREADPTLGIPAPRAPRPLPRPLPVDDVTALLDATPEAPPRDERIALRDQALFELMYGAGLRVGEVVALDVRDLDLVRGEVRVWGKGGKERVVPLPAAAREALRIYLDARSEPGVLAQPLFASARRRKGERPRRLDAREARKRLRKRALEAGVAGRVHPHRMRHSYATHLLDMGADLRAIQELLGHASLSTTQRYTAVSAERIVAVYDKAHPRAKRGRPPAPRAD, encoded by the coding sequence GTGAAGTGGGACGACGCGCTCGCCGGCTTCGCGCGCTCGCTGCGCAGCGAGCGCGGCTTCTCGGAGCACACGCAGCGCGCGTACCTCTCGGATCTGCGCCAGTTCGCGGAGAGCGCGAAGAAGCCGCCTGCGCGCGTCAGCGGAGACGATGTGCGCGACTTCCTCGCCGCGCAGCACCGCGCGCGGTCCCCGGCGACGCTCGGGCGCCGCCTCGCCGCGCTGCGCACGTTCTTCAAGTGGCTCGTGCGCGAGGGCGCGCGCGAAGCGGACCCGACGCTCGGCATTCCCGCGCCGCGCGCACCGCGCCCTCTCCCGCGCCCGCTGCCCGTGGACGACGTGACCGCGCTGCTCGACGCGACGCCGGAAGCGCCGCCCCGGGACGAGCGCATCGCGCTGCGCGACCAAGCGCTGTTCGAGCTGATGTACGGCGCCGGCCTGCGCGTGGGCGAAGTCGTCGCGCTCGACGTGCGCGATCTCGACCTCGTGCGCGGCGAAGTGCGGGTGTGGGGCAAGGGTGGGAAGGAGCGCGTCGTGCCGCTGCCTGCGGCGGCCCGCGAGGCGCTTCGCATCTACCTGGATGCGCGCAGCGAGCCGGGCGTGCTCGCGCAGCCGCTGTTTGCCAGCGCGAGGCGGCGCAAAGGCGAGAGGCCGCGCCGCCTCGACGCGCGCGAGGCGCGCAAGCGCCTGCGCAAACGCGCACTCGAAGCCGGCGTCGCGGGCCGCGTGCATCCCCACCGCATGCGCCACAGCTACGCCACCCATCTGCTCGACATGGGCGCCGACCTTCGCGCGATCCAGGAGCTGCTGGGCCACGCGAGCCTCTCGACCACGCAGCGCTACACGGCCGTCTCCGCGGAGCGCATCGTGGCCGTGTATGACAAGGCGCACCCGCGCGCGAAGCGGGGGAGGCCGCCCGCTCCTCGCGCGGACTGA
- a CDS encoding response regulator, with protein sequence MSQHRVLVVDDELFFRELIGDVLTNAGIGHVSAATGADALELASDPEVGVVVLDLELPDLHGLEVFRRVKEQRPTLRVVILSASTQEVHVLEALRLGAFDYLAKPLHEEELLLSVRRALETYGIASGWQGLRSRIDRLQASLAELWSRARADGASPEDLRSLAVQAAAEVLGAARTSLMLLDDRADALKVVAAVGNKVATEEMDAVPVGQGVAGLAHARGEALLVRDVAEDERFAARQAAGAYGSRSFAVAPLTAGARTLGVLCATERSGGGAFDTEDLALLRIIAAQVAHMLQAPPAEPSKPGAPPPDLEIDVDLEVDEPTQLATAAAPAAASAPQPEPSPFNAPTERERGADLAREICDAVTAEVEPARVLDAALRPVAAALGAAPVSIYLRSPETGDLAREAEFSDDGRRAVSVAACSRRASSSPRPTRAPTRASTPRSTRPKTARPARWSAARCASAANRSACSAHSPPTARTPPPSSAS encoded by the coding sequence GTGAGCCAGCATCGGGTGCTCGTCGTCGACGACGAGCTGTTCTTTCGCGAGCTGATCGGCGACGTGCTGACGAACGCGGGGATCGGCCACGTCAGCGCCGCGACGGGCGCCGATGCGCTCGAGCTCGCATCCGACCCGGAGGTGGGCGTCGTCGTCCTCGACCTCGAGCTGCCAGATCTCCACGGCCTCGAAGTGTTCCGGCGCGTCAAGGAGCAGCGGCCCACGCTGCGCGTCGTGATTCTGTCCGCGAGCACGCAGGAAGTGCACGTGCTCGAAGCGCTGCGGCTCGGCGCGTTCGACTACCTCGCGAAGCCGCTGCACGAGGAGGAGCTGCTGCTCTCCGTGCGCCGCGCGCTCGAGACGTATGGCATCGCGAGCGGCTGGCAGGGCCTGCGCTCGCGCATCGACCGGTTGCAGGCCTCGCTCGCGGAGCTGTGGTCGCGTGCGCGGGCCGATGGCGCATCGCCCGAGGACTTGCGGTCGCTCGCGGTGCAGGCCGCCGCCGAGGTGTTAGGCGCGGCGCGCACGTCGCTGATGCTCCTCGACGATCGCGCCGATGCGCTCAAAGTCGTCGCCGCGGTCGGCAACAAGGTCGCGACGGAAGAGATGGACGCGGTGCCCGTCGGCCAAGGCGTAGCGGGTCTCGCGCACGCGCGCGGCGAGGCGCTGCTCGTGAGAGACGTCGCGGAAGACGAGCGCTTCGCAGCGCGGCAGGCCGCGGGCGCGTACGGCTCGCGCTCGTTCGCGGTCGCGCCGCTCACGGCCGGCGCGCGCACGCTCGGCGTGCTGTGCGCCACGGAGCGCAGCGGCGGCGGCGCCTTCGATACGGAAGATCTCGCGCTGCTGCGCATCATCGCCGCGCAAGTCGCGCACATGCTGCAGGCGCCTCCGGCGGAGCCGAGCAAGCCCGGCGCGCCGCCGCCCGATCTCGAGATCGACGTCGACCTCGAGGTCGACGAGCCCACGCAGCTCGCGACCGCAGCGGCGCCCGCTGCGGCTTCCGCGCCGCAGCCGGAGCCCTCGCCGTTCAATGCGCCGACCGAGCGCGAGCGCGGCGCCGATCTCGCGCGCGAGATCTGCGACGCGGTCACTGCCGAGGTCGAGCCAGCGCGCGTCCTCGATGCCGCGCTGCGTCCGGTCGCAGCGGCGCTCGGCGCGGCGCCGGTCTCGATCTACCTGCGCAGCCCCGAGACGGGCGATCTCGCGCGCGAAGCGGAGTTCAGCGACGACGGCCGCCGCGCGGTCTCGGTGGCAGCGTGCTCGCGACGGGCCAGCTCGTCGCCACGGCCGACCCGAGCGCCGACCCGCGCTTCGACGCCACGCTCGACACGCCCGAAGACGGCGCGGCCGGCGCGCTGGTCTGCGGCGCGCTGCGCTTCCGCGGCAAACCGATCGGCGTGTTCCGCGCATTCCCCGCCGACGGCGCGAACGCCTCCGCCGAGCTCGGCGAGCTGA